A single window of Candidatus Finniella inopinata DNA harbors:
- a CDS encoding NifU family protein, whose product MFIQTEETPNPNSLKFIPGREVMGEQPPLSFKKGDDCKTSPLAERLLQINGLQDVFFGSDFITLSKQDSEDWFVLKPLILGTLMEAFVNGLPIHQTFEASSTSAVVSDDPLVVQICELLETRIRPAVAQDGGDITFEGFEEGVVYLRMKGACSGCPSSSATLKSGIENMLKYYVPEVLEVRQVSD is encoded by the coding sequence CTGTTTATCCAAACTGAAGAAACACCGAACCCCAACAGTTTAAAGTTTATACCGGGTCGGGAAGTAATGGGGGAACAACCACCCTTGTCTTTTAAAAAGGGCGATGATTGCAAAACCTCCCCTTTAGCTGAAAGGCTGTTGCAGATAAATGGATTGCAAGACGTTTTTTTTGGGTCTGATTTTATTACCCTTAGCAAGCAAGACAGCGAAGATTGGTTCGTTTTAAAACCTTTAATCTTGGGCACATTGATGGAGGCGTTCGTCAATGGCTTGCCTATCCATCAAACATTTGAAGCGTCCTCCACCTCAGCTGTCGTCTCTGACGACCCATTGGTTGTCCAAATCTGCGAATTATTAGAGACCCGCATACGGCCGGCCGTCGCCCAAGATGGTGGCGACATTACGTTTGAAGGGTTTGAAGAAGGTGTTGTTTATTTACGGATGAAAGGTGCCTGTTCCGGGTGTCCCAGTTCATCGGCCACCCTCAAATCAGGAATTGAAAACATGTTGAAATATTATGTGCCCGAAGTTTTGGAAGTGAGGCAAGTGAGTGACTAA
- a CDS encoding transglycosylase SLT domain-containing protein, translating to MTKTFFLRFSIGLIGLFSISNQGYSAIHGPTLKTAHKNPTAEDTLIHSHNCQEIVAFFEKKHGIPGKLLSAIARVESGKAPWAVNARGRAHHFRTKEKALQFIQTLKDQGVKNINVGYMQINLQSHGRKFKKLEDVLTPYHNIAYAAKLIKHLYDRYGSWAEAIRFYHSGSSYHNLPYQRKVFKAWEQACN from the coding sequence GTGACTAAGACATTTTTTTTACGCTTTAGTATCGGTTTGATAGGATTATTTTCTATCAGCAACCAGGGATACTCAGCCATCCATGGTCCAACTCTGAAGACCGCACACAAAAACCCCACGGCTGAAGACACTTTGATTCATTCGCATAATTGCCAGGAAATTGTGGCATTCTTTGAGAAAAAGCACGGTATACCTGGAAAGTTATTGTCGGCAATAGCCAGAGTCGAATCAGGAAAAGCACCGTGGGCGGTTAATGCACGGGGCCGCGCCCATCATTTTCGGACAAAAGAAAAAGCCCTTCAGTTTATTCAGACCTTAAAAGATCAAGGGGTCAAAAATATTAATGTGGGATATATGCAGATTAATCTTCAGTCCCATGGGCGAAAATTTAAAAAGTTGGAAGATGTTCTAACGCCTTACCACAACATTGCTTATGCCGCTAAGCTTATAAAACATCTCTACGACCGTTATGGGTCATGGGCCGAGGCGATTCGTTTTTACCATTCAGGGTCTTCGTACCACAATCTGCCTTACCAACGGAAAGTTTTTAAAGCCTGGGAGCAGGCTTGTAATTAA
- a CDS encoding PHA/PHB synthase family protein — translation MKKHLKDIQAFHNQIWKTFLEQQQKGSCTSLWDTITNACQEDTKTATQKDICWNDIQKQYFENLETIFTKTMGGFFQNDNPLPPETPPLDRRFQDPEWQTNPMFYYLKESYLLYSDYVQNLFEHEDLDAESRKKLQFYIKNFLDALSPSNFPFTNPEVVRETVKQKGENLVKGFQNYLKDQQKHQGPALPALTDLSAFKVGESLATTPGKVIFENEIFQLIQYLPPKTPYYETPVLIIPPWINKFYIFDLQPEKSFIRWNVDAGHVVYVISWVNPDASYASVGLKDYLLKGIDKAIEKIKSTTHVPKVNAVGFCVGGVALLTLMGYYQKKGNTSIASATLLASPTDFREMGDLSLFVSKEQIQILEKTLKKQGGLAGEAMMQIFRSLRANELIWPNYINSYLLGKKPTPLDFLFWNSDTTNLPAKMHLEYLKEFFLGNALMKSNEYHLGKVGIDIETITNPFFIVATQRDHIVPWKAAFPAFQKLRNSRFILGGSGHIVGIINPPSGQKYGYWTNETPHTISAEEWLHTATKHAGSWWKEWQEWLTPYLGQRTLLPKDIKSPSLEDAPGRYALQKAPDLKVNPIAGFWDFYAPVKS, via the coding sequence ATGAAAAAACACCTTAAGGACATCCAAGCATTTCATAATCAGATTTGGAAAACATTTCTGGAACAACAGCAAAAAGGTTCCTGCACATCCTTATGGGACACCATAACAAATGCATGTCAAGAAGACACCAAAACAGCCACGCAGAAGGATATCTGTTGGAACGATATTCAAAAGCAATATTTTGAAAATCTTGAAACAATATTCACGAAAACGATGGGGGGATTTTTCCAAAACGATAACCCTCTGCCGCCGGAAACGCCGCCATTGGACAGGCGCTTTCAGGACCCTGAATGGCAAACCAATCCTATGTTTTATTACCTTAAGGAAAGTTATCTTCTGTACAGCGATTATGTACAAAACCTTTTTGAACATGAAGACTTAGACGCCGAAAGCCGTAAAAAGCTGCAATTCTATATAAAGAATTTTTTGGACGCCCTTTCGCCCAGTAACTTTCCCTTTACCAACCCCGAGGTGGTAAGGGAAACAGTCAAGCAAAAGGGAGAAAATCTGGTCAAAGGATTTCAAAATTACTTGAAGGATCAGCAAAAGCATCAAGGCCCTGCTTTGCCAGCCTTGACTGATTTAAGTGCTTTTAAAGTTGGCGAGAGTTTGGCGACCACACCAGGTAAGGTGATTTTTGAAAATGAAATATTTCAGCTGATTCAATACCTGCCGCCTAAGACGCCTTATTATGAAACCCCCGTCCTTATTATTCCCCCATGGATCAATAAATTTTATATTTTTGATTTGCAACCGGAGAAATCTTTTATTAGATGGAACGTTGATGCAGGTCATGTTGTCTACGTCATTTCATGGGTTAATCCTGATGCTTCTTATGCCTCTGTTGGGCTAAAAGATTATCTGCTAAAGGGAATTGATAAAGCGATAGAGAAAATCAAAAGCACGACTCATGTTCCGAAGGTTAATGCTGTTGGATTTTGTGTCGGGGGCGTGGCCTTATTGACCCTGATGGGCTATTACCAAAAAAAGGGAAATACATCCATTGCCAGTGCGACTCTTTTGGCATCGCCGACTGATTTTCGCGAAATGGGGGACTTATCCTTATTCGTCAGCAAAGAGCAAATCCAGATTTTAGAGAAAACCTTAAAAAAACAAGGTGGACTGGCCGGCGAAGCCATGATGCAAATCTTTAGAAGCTTGCGAGCGAATGAGCTGATTTGGCCAAATTATATCAACAGCTACCTGTTGGGGAAAAAACCAACACCCCTAGATTTTCTTTTCTGGAACAGCGACACGACTAACCTGCCAGCTAAAATGCATTTGGAATATTTGAAAGAGTTCTTTTTAGGCAATGCCTTGATGAAGTCGAATGAATACCATTTGGGGAAAGTCGGTATCGATATTGAAACCATCACTAATCCATTCTTTATTGTCGCAACCCAAAGAGATCATATTGTGCCGTGGAAGGCTGCTTTCCCTGCATTTCAAAAACTACGAAACAGTCGTTTCATATTGGGTGGCTCTGGCCACATTGTGGGCATTATTAACCCCCCTTCCGGCCAAAAATATGGTTATTGGACGAATGAAACCCCACACACCATCAGTGCCGAGGAATGGCTGCACACGGCGACAAAACACGCAGGATCATGGTGGAAAGAATGGCAAGAATGGTTAACACCGTATTTGGGTCAGAGAACGTTGTTGCCAAAAGACATCAAAAGCCCTTCTTTAGAAGACGCTCCGGGTCGTTATGCCCTGCAAAAGGCGCCTGACTTGAAGGTGAATCCCATAGCCGGATTTTGGGATTTTTATGCGCCTGTGAAAAGCTAG
- a CDS encoding glycosyltransferase: protein MGHDVESEASSSTSAAPSSSTKCQDFSWIVERPYTIVKGNEHNSGASVDTYGFNDRNNNFSLVLANELYGVSEEECEAKRASISQKMKQAFHSPEPEIEEGIPLITHRIWITSADSPVEASTERLGIYLKSLKKLQSKAWTHHFWCINKNKIPQTIQTLQASEVPIVIHELEEIYAKMKVKHIFDAYYEDKQFCLASDIARQEVIYLYGGLYSDLGADFLTDLEPFLNKYTYIFWYNGLYIDQTFFGYRQFDTIAEIFFNNLKRLPKMPKQIKNLTSKQDWKSQIWGSGAHFMTLFDVFSTPKDRFLLVPEGSKSIVQINHAGSWLGREKSGNKPLTESTLDIMELKVAA from the coding sequence ATGGGACATGATGTTGAATCTGAAGCTTCCAGCTCAACTTCTGCGGCACCGTCATCTTCAACAAAATGCCAAGATTTTTCTTGGATTGTAGAACGACCCTACACGATTGTAAAAGGCAACGAGCATAACAGCGGCGCTTCAGTCGACACGTATGGTTTTAACGATAGAAACAATAACTTTTCTCTGGTTCTTGCCAATGAACTGTATGGTGTTTCAGAAGAAGAGTGCGAAGCAAAAAGAGCCTCCATAAGCCAAAAAATGAAGCAGGCGTTTCATTCCCCTGAACCAGAGATAGAGGAGGGGATCCCCCTCATAACTCATCGTATATGGATAACATCCGCGGACAGTCCCGTTGAGGCTTCCACAGAAAGGTTGGGCATTTATCTTAAAAGCCTTAAAAAACTTCAATCTAAGGCGTGGACTCATCATTTTTGGTGCATAAATAAAAACAAAATTCCCCAAACCATTCAAACTTTACAGGCATCTGAGGTCCCGATAGTCATTCATGAGTTAGAAGAAATTTATGCAAAAATGAAGGTGAAACACATATTTGATGCCTATTATGAAGATAAACAGTTCTGCCTGGCCAGCGATATAGCAAGGCAAGAAGTCATTTATTTATATGGGGGGCTTTATTCAGACCTAGGCGCAGATTTTTTAACGGATCTGGAACCTTTTTTAAATAAGTATACGTATATATTTTGGTACAATGGCCTTTACATAGATCAAACATTTTTTGGTTACCGTCAATTTGATACTATAGCCGAAATATTTTTTAATAATTTAAAGCGTTTACCCAAAATGCCAAAACAAATTAAAAACCTAACAAGCAAGCAGGACTGGAAATCTCAAATATGGGGTTCCGGTGCCCATTTTATGACGTTGTTTGATGTGTTTAGCACACCCAAAGATAGATTCCTTTTGGTGCCAGAAGGTTCAAAAAGCATCGTTCAAATTAACCACGCAGGCTCTTGGTTAGGCAGAGAAAAAAGTGGCAACAAACCACTTACTGAATCAACTTTAGACATCATGGAGCTGAAAGTGGCAGCTTAA
- a CDS encoding ABC-F family ATP-binding cassette domain-containing protein yields MTHKLIEFVNVGLSFPHKTCFENFNTTIVYGSRIGIIGQNGSGKSTLLKMLQRFTEPTDGHIKVPDDVRTGYVAQVIEDYESLSGGQRLNAALTQALAIDPTLLLLDEPTNHLDRKNRQSLMRMLRSFPGTLVVVSHDTELLHRCVDALWHIDNGRVHIFSGNYEDYRREISIKRGAIEKELSSLDRQKKEAHQDLMKEQERTKKSNQRGEKSIQDRKWPTIVSDEKARRAIETSGKKKNAIRDKKQGLTDRLSELRLPEILKPKFSLTAADIGDRTIVSINEGSVGYDAPIVDNITVSLFAGDRLAIVGDNGSGKSTLIRAILGDARVTKSGQWHIPKRDDIGILDQHYETLDPQKTVLGMIHDLAPTWSHADIRRHLNDFLFRKNEEVNALVSSLSGGEKARLSLAQIGAKTPKLLILDEMTNNIDLETRDHVVQILKGYPGTLIAISHDDDFLKAIGVEAYYCLN; encoded by the coding sequence ATGACCCATAAACTGATTGAATTCGTCAACGTTGGCCTTTCCTTTCCCCACAAAACCTGTTTTGAAAACTTCAATACGACCATAGTCTATGGCAGCCGCATTGGCATTATCGGCCAAAATGGCAGTGGTAAATCAACCTTGCTGAAAATGCTGCAACGGTTCACAGAACCGACCGATGGTCATATCAAGGTTCCGGATGACGTGCGGACCGGTTACGTAGCTCAGGTCATCGAGGATTATGAATCCCTTAGCGGGGGGCAACGTCTCAATGCGGCCTTAACCCAGGCGCTGGCAATTGACCCCACACTGTTGCTTTTGGATGAACCCACAAATCATCTGGATCGCAAAAATCGGCAATCATTGATGCGCATGCTGCGTTCGTTTCCAGGTACGTTGGTTGTTGTCTCTCATGATACAGAATTGCTTCACCGTTGTGTTGATGCGCTGTGGCATATCGATAATGGTCGGGTTCATATTTTTTCGGGCAATTACGAGGACTACAGACGTGAAATCAGTATTAAGCGGGGAGCTATTGAAAAAGAATTATCGTCTCTCGATCGCCAAAAGAAGGAAGCGCATCAGGACTTGATGAAAGAACAGGAACGGACAAAGAAAAGTAACCAACGGGGGGAAAAGTCTATTCAAGATCGGAAATGGCCTACGATTGTTTCTGATGAAAAGGCTCGACGGGCGATTGAAACGTCTGGAAAGAAAAAAAACGCCATTCGAGATAAAAAACAAGGTCTGACCGACAGGCTTTCTGAACTGCGTCTGCCGGAGATTCTGAAACCAAAGTTTTCTTTAACTGCGGCAGATATAGGGGATCGAACCATCGTATCGATTAACGAGGGAAGTGTGGGTTATGATGCGCCCATTGTTGATAACATCACCGTGTCCCTTTTTGCCGGAGACCGGCTGGCTATTGTGGGCGATAATGGCAGCGGCAAATCAACCCTGATTAGGGCCATTTTGGGGGATGCGCGGGTTACGAAATCTGGACAATGGCATATTCCCAAACGTGATGATATCGGTATTCTTGATCAGCATTATGAGACTCTTGACCCTCAAAAGACAGTATTGGGTATGATCCATGATTTGGCGCCAACCTGGTCTCATGCCGATATCCGCCGTCATTTAAACGATTTTTTATTTCGCAAGAATGAGGAAGTAAATGCTTTGGTTTCAAGCTTGTCGGGTGGCGAGAAAGCAAGGCTTAGCCTGGCTCAGATCGGGGCCAAAACACCAAAACTGTTAATTTTAGATGAAATGACCAACAACATAGATCTGGAGACACGTGACCATGTTGTTCAGATATTGAAGGGGTATCCCGGCACCCTGATTGCTATCTCTCACGACGATGACTTTTTGAAGGCCATCGGCGTGGAGGCGTATTATTGTTTGAATTAA
- a CDS encoding RMD1 family protein, with product MRCSSYCTAENYNIDDFSRYLRTEGLDPKFYDNVIHVHKDHDTEDGSKSTGEIFYFTYGCIVFWNFSEEEELQYVQDLKPYEQNPLPDYIYEASHFVYGSETTINEEDDEIVLDSDDVLIKLSMAHGLSQSVKLDVFENSIEATIQNTRNLPAELAAKGKISLSRKKISQKIGALFAERNSINLHSDILDTPEFFWRRPRYEPYYHMASQYMDITTRLDILNRRLDVIHELYDILSNELKHAHSSRLEWVIILLIVSEVVMHILKDFLKWF from the coding sequence ATGCGCTGTTCCTCTTACTGTACAGCAGAGAATTACAACATTGATGACTTTTCCAGGTACCTACGGACCGAGGGACTGGACCCAAAATTCTACGATAATGTTATTCATGTTCACAAAGACCACGACACAGAAGATGGTTCAAAGTCGACCGGAGAGATTTTTTATTTCACGTATGGTTGCATCGTATTTTGGAATTTCAGCGAAGAAGAAGAGCTTCAATATGTCCAAGATCTAAAGCCCTATGAACAAAATCCCCTGCCCGATTATATCTATGAGGCGTCGCATTTTGTTTATGGTTCCGAGACAACCATTAATGAAGAAGACGATGAAATTGTGTTAGACAGCGACGATGTATTAATTAAATTATCCATGGCCCATGGTTTATCGCAGTCTGTAAAACTTGATGTTTTTGAAAACTCCATTGAAGCCACCATTCAGAATACCCGCAATCTGCCAGCCGAATTGGCTGCAAAGGGAAAGATCTCTTTATCGCGCAAGAAAATATCGCAAAAAATTGGCGCCCTGTTTGCTGAACGCAATTCGATTAACCTGCACAGCGATATCTTGGATACCCCTGAATTTTTTTGGCGCCGCCCCCGGTACGAGCCCTATTATCACATGGCCTCGCAGTATATGGACATCACGACACGGCTTGATATTTTGAATCGTCGTTTGGACGTCATTCACGAATTATATGACATCTTGTCGAATGAACTGAAACATGCCCACTCCTCACGGTTGGAGTGGGTCATTATCCTTTTGATCGTCAGCGAAGTCGTCATGCACATTTTGAAAGACTTCTTAAAGTGGTTTTAG
- a CDS encoding ISAs1 family transposase, whose translation MQLSDTFLKHFEPLADPRIDNHNKLHKLHDILVITILATICGADNWVDISEFGKAKYDWLSTFLELPNGVPSHDTFGRVFSILDPEQFESCFYAWIKSLSIDVNSEIIAIDGKTLRGSGNRRKEKKALHIVSAWASNQSLLLGQVKTDEKSNEITAIPKLLKMIDVTGSTVTIDAMGCQQSIAEEILIQGADYVLALKDNQPKLHEMVKAIFHIGESRQYKKMLNRRKVEKIHDHGRIETRRYTLVSARDPAVFQLRWPGLKGVGMLETTRTTNNQVERSTRYFLTSLAYENIDQFMVAVRKHWNIEINLHWSLDVGFREDHNQVHVGHAAKNLAVMRRIALNLLKQEKTNKRGVSCRRKVAGWDNKYLLKILTADHNLKRV comes from the coding sequence ATGCAGTTATCAGATACTTTCCTCAAACATTTTGAACCTCTTGCCGATCCTCGTATTGATAACCACAACAAGCTTCACAAATTGCACGATATCTTGGTAATAACAATATTGGCCACAATTTGTGGCGCTGATAACTGGGTTGATATTAGTGAATTTGGCAAAGCCAAATACGATTGGTTATCAACATTTCTCGAGCTGCCTAATGGTGTGCCATCTCATGATACTTTTGGCCGTGTGTTTTCCATACTTGACCCAGAGCAATTTGAATCCTGCTTTTATGCATGGATCAAGTCACTCTCTATCGATGTTAATTCTGAGATTATTGCTATTGATGGAAAAACGCTACGGGGTTCTGGCAACAGAAGAAAAGAGAAAAAAGCCCTACACATTGTAAGTGCCTGGGCAAGCAATCAAAGTCTTCTTTTAGGGCAAGTTAAAACGGATGAAAAATCCAATGAAATTACAGCCATTCCAAAATTACTCAAGATGATTGATGTTACTGGTAGTACAGTCACCATTGACGCCATGGGTTGTCAGCAGTCAATTGCTGAAGAGATCTTAATTCAAGGTGCAGACTACGTATTAGCTCTAAAAGATAATCAACCGAAGCTTCATGAAATGGTCAAGGCAATTTTCCATATAGGAGAATCACGTCAGTACAAGAAGATGCTTAATCGACGGAAAGTAGAGAAGATCCATGATCATGGTCGCATAGAAACACGTCGCTATACATTAGTATCAGCACGCGATCCGGCAGTATTTCAACTTCGTTGGCCTGGGTTAAAGGGTGTTGGCATGCTTGAAACAACACGCACAACTAATAATCAGGTTGAGCGTAGTACCCGCTACTTTCTAACAAGTTTAGCCTATGAAAATATTGATCAGTTTATGGTTGCTGTCAGAAAACACTGGAACATAGAAATTAACCTGCACTGGTCTTTGGATGTAGGTTTTAGGGAAGACCATAACCAGGTGCATGTTGGCCACGCGGCCAAGAATTTGGCTGTCATGAGACGTATTGCTTTGAATCTACTCAAGCAAGAAAAAACGAATAAACGAGGGGTGAGCTGTCGACGGAAGGTAGCAGGCTGGGACAACAAATACTTATTGAAAATTCTAACCGCTGACCACAATTTAAAGCGCGTTTGA
- a CDS encoding ankyrin repeat domain-containing protein: MQSPCMTCTISPDGQVLYFMAGGGTANPTPLTLQRIWLPAYDETASDFINDGDLRQAVADRKLDSVKKLLSAGANPSAFDSTGSNALHVLASQYQQCFPNRGSTPKPWMNWLDMWGAMVGRISLGHKPAPQQMLAFFLHPNQYGDTVLHTAARNAAWEMLSWAIDLCKTAGLSPMIKRIPGAGGNTILHTIMANNDFDKSVDGSWTLGFVQEYCKRFYGDAAMVPVGSIPTTGFPDMFAITNYEGWPPLAVSMKDREKQHARLYYNTVVLEAKLSPDPTLDGSGEQTQAAYFDNAVSYIPTDDVLRTTGGVFSSFSELKTHSKK, translated from the coding sequence GTGCAATCGCCATGTATGACTTGCACTATCAGCCCCGATGGGCAGGTTCTTTATTTTATGGCAGGCGGGGGAACAGCAAATCCCACACCCCTTACGCTTCAAAGGATTTGGCTGCCGGCTTATGACGAAACTGCATCTGACTTTATAAACGATGGAGACCTTCGTCAAGCTGTTGCAGACCGAAAATTAGATAGTGTAAAAAAGCTGCTTTCGGCTGGTGCTAACCCTTCTGCGTTTGATTCAACAGGATCCAATGCGTTACATGTTCTAGCCTCTCAATATCAACAATGCTTCCCCAACAGAGGTTCAACTCCAAAACCCTGGATGAATTGGCTGGATATGTGGGGTGCTATGGTTGGCAGAATTTCCTTAGGACATAAACCAGCCCCCCAACAAATGTTAGCTTTTTTCCTGCACCCTAATCAGTATGGTGATACAGTCCTTCACACGGCTGCCAGGAATGCCGCGTGGGAAATGCTGTCATGGGCTATTGATTTGTGTAAAACGGCTGGCCTGTCACCCATGATTAAACGAATTCCAGGTGCTGGTGGTAATACAATCCTTCATACCATAATGGCCAATAATGATTTTGATAAGTCTGTGGATGGCTCTTGGACATTAGGCTTCGTTCAAGAATACTGCAAAAGGTTTTATGGGGATGCTGCTATGGTGCCCGTAGGTTCAATTCCAACAACAGGCTTCCCTGACATGTTTGCTATCACCAATTATGAAGGATGGCCCCCATTAGCTGTTTCTATGAAAGACAGGGAAAAACAACATGCTCGGTTGTATTACAACACCGTTGTGTTAGAGGCAAAACTCTCCCCTGATCCAACCCTTGATGGCAGTGGTGAGCAGACTCAAGCGGCTTATTTTGATAATGCAGTAAGTTATATACCAACCGATGACGTCCTAAGAACTACAGGGGGCGTGTTTTCATCATTCAGTGAATTAAAAACGCATTCTAAAAAATAA